One Vespula pensylvanica isolate Volc-1 chromosome 3, ASM1446617v1, whole genome shotgun sequence DNA window includes the following coding sequences:
- the LOC122628008 gene encoding fatty acid synthase-like, whose translation MTRYEETKKTYKYLKYAKPEQGEEVVISGFAGRFPESDNMEKLKDNLFNCKDCITTDERRWKLEHSEIPKQTGKINNIEKFDAVFFGTHFKQAHMMDPMSRMILEHTYEAIIDAGINPEDIRGTKTGVFITICFSDTEATLFQSTFQVDGFGVTICSRDMVAQSISYWLGVIGPSYNVDTGCSSGLYAMEHAYRAILSGECDYAIVGGSNLCLHPYASLQFARLGVLNLDGCCKVFDDNANGYTRSECVSVAFLQKAKTAKRIYATIVHTKTNCDGYKKEGITYPSKKMQSTLFEKFYKECGALMTCIPYIEAHGTGTRVGDPEELNSIDQIFTKNRANPLKIGSIKSNIGHTEGVSGICSIAKAIISMETGIIPPNINLNTPRKDVKGFREGRIDIVTQLTPLDGEYIAINSFGFGGSNAHLLLKSNSKIKIKNEIADDLPRLVAVSGCTSEAVKTILNEIDNRPIDIEFIRLFHDIHKKAIPGHFYRGYVITDMKQSDTKIWDIEKFSDTKKPICFVFPGMDSQWPGMCKTLMKFPTFAKVIEKCDAVLKPHELHIYQILTKTDNSILDNILHSFVGIVAIQIGLVDLLTSVGVLPDYIIGYSVGELGCAYADGSLTLEETILAAYSQGISVIEAKIPHCSVAVVGLGYKDLINLCPNDIDVVCHNGPESSTITGSAESLEAFVEKLQANEIFAKVVSEKKIPYHSRYIAPAESNLLANLKKVIPVAKHRSYKWLSTSVPQNEWSSARFSSAEYLTNNLLKPIFFEETSSLIPNNAISIEITPHSQVEERKSLQKTVIALTQKGHKDNVKVFLEGLGKLYNGGLQLDLAKLYSPVEYPVSRGTPMISPHIRWDHSNDWFTMNFDRQEQLVAGERIVTIAYTTEEFKYIKGHVVDGRNLFPGTGYLCLVWETLGMTIDKHYSDRSVVMENIKFSRATTIPSEGNVKMIVMIQKGSGKFEVVEGSAVVVSGKIRLVETNLLKEKIPADVIKKNFKNEEEELNEKDIYKELKLRGYQYSGLFRSIRSASLSGRKGHIEWKNNWVAFMDNMLQMKIINADTRDLLVPTGIQKLVIDTEAHEEYLQSLTSNEKYATFGQNM comes from the exons ATGACAAGATATGAAGAGACCAAAAAAACGTACAAATATCTCAAATATGCCAAGCCAGAACAAGGCGAAGAAGTTGTTATTTCTGGATTCGCGGGTAGATTTCCAGAATCCGATAATATGgagaaattgaaagataatCTTTTTAACTGCAAAGATTGTATCACCACTGATGAACGCCGTTGGAAACTAG AACATTCAGAAATTCCAAAGCAAACCGGCAAAATTaacaatattgaaaaattcgatgCCGTATTTTTTGGAACACATTTCAAGCAAGCTCATATGATGGATCCAATGAGCAGAATGATTCTTGAACATACTTACGAAGCTATAATAGATGCTGGGATTAATCCAGAAGATATTCGAGGAACAAAAACAGGTGTATTCATTACTATATGTTTCTCAGATACTGAGGCAACTTTATTTCAAAGCACTTTTCAg GTAGATGGCTTCGGTGTCACGATCTGTAGCAGAGATATGGTGGCTCAAAGTATTTCGTATTGGTTGGGTGTAATAGGACCATCATACAACGTAGATACTGGATGTAGTTCTGGTCTTTACGCGATGGAACACGCTTATAGGGCTATACTTAGTGGAGAATGCGATTATGCGATAGTCGGTGGATCAAATCTTTGCCTCCATCCATATGCGTCTTTACAATTTGCTCGTTTAG GTGTGTTGAATCTGGATGGTTGCTGCAAGGTTTTCGATGACAATGCAAATGGTTACACGCGTAGTGAATGCGTCTCAGTAGCATTTTTACAAAAAGCAAAAACTGCTAAGAGAATCTATGCTACGATTGTTCATACGAAAACGAATTGTGAtggttataaaaaagaaggaataacgTATCCATCTAAAAAAATGCAAAGTactcttttcgaaaaattctacAAAGAATGCGGTGCATTAATGACTTGTATTCCTTACATCGAAGCTCATGGTACCGGAACGCGGGTCGGAGATCCTGAAGAACTGAATTCCATAGATCAGATTTTCACTAAGAATAGAGCTAACCCTCTTAAAATTGGTTCCATCAAATCGAACATCGGGCATACCGAAGGAGTTAGTGGAATTTGTTCCATTGCTAAG gcGATAATATCGATGGAGACGGGCATAATACCgccaaatattaatttaaatacacCACGCAAAGATGTAAAAGGTTTTAGAGAAGGACGAATCGATATTGTTACGCAGTTAACTCCGTTAGATGGTGAATACATAGCCATTAATTCTTTTGGCTTCGGTGGTTCTAATGCTCACCTTTTACTCAAatcaaattcaaaaataaagatcaaGAATGAAATAGCAGATGATTTGCCTAGACTTGTAGCTGTATCAGGATGTACTTCGGAAGCAGTCAAAACTATATTGAATGAG ATCGATAATCGACCGATAGACATTGAATTTATTCGCCTTTTTCAcgatattcataaaaaagcAATACCAGGTCACTTTTATCGAGGATACGTGATAACTGATATGAAACAATCTGACACGAAAATATGGgacattgaaaaattttctgatACGAAGAAACCAATATGTTTCGTCTTTCCTGGAATGGACTCGCAGTGGCCCGGAATGT gTAAAACACTGATGAAATTTCCAACATTCGCTAAAGTAATAGAGAAATGCGACGCTGTTTTAAAACCGCATGAGCTCCATATTTATCAGATTTTAACTAAAACAGACAATAGCATATTAGACAATATCTTGCACTCCTTCGTCGGTATTGTTGCAATTCAG ATCGGCTTGGTAGACCTTTTAACTTCAGTAGGAGTACTACCGGACTACATAATTGGATATTCCGTGGGTGAACTTGGTTGTGCATACGCAGACGGAAGCTTGACACTGGAGGAAACGATATTGGCAGCGTATTCGCAAGGAATATCCGTAATAGAAGCAAAAATACCTCATTGTTCTGTGGCCGTAGTTGGGCTTGGttataaagatttaataaatttatgtcCTAATGATATCGACGTCGTGTGTCATAACGGACCCGAAAGTTCAACAATTACCGGATCAGCTGAATCATTGGAAGCATTTGTTGAAAAGCTACAG GCAAACGAAATTTTTGCAAAAGTGGtgtcggagaaaaaaataccgTACCACAGCCGTTATATCGCTCCAGCTGAAAGCAATCTTTTggcaaatttgaaaaaagtgaTACCAGTAGCAAAGCATCGAAGTTATAAGTGGTTGAGTACATCGGTGCCACAAAACGAATGGTCGAGTGCACGATTCTCGTCGGCCGAATATCTTACTAATAATTTGTTGAAACCTATATTTTTTGAGGAAACGTCGAGTTTAATTCCTAACAATGCCATTTCCATTGAAATTACGCCGCACAGCCAagtagaagaaaggaaatcaTTGCAAAAAACGGTTATTGCATTAACTCAGAAAGGTCACAAAGATAACGTAAAAGTTTTCCTAGAAGGATTAGGGAAACTGTATAATGGTGGGTTACAGCTTGATCTTGCTAAACTATACTCACCTGTAGAATATCCTGTAAGTCGAGGCACTCCAATGATATCCCCTCATATTCG GTGGGACCATTCCAACGACTGGTTCACAATGAATTTCGATAGGCAAGAGCAGCTTGTCGCCGGAGAACGAATTGTTACAATAGCGTACACCACTGAAGAATTCAAATACATAAAGGGTCATGTTGTTGATGGTAGAAATTTGTTTCCTGGAACAGGATATTTATGCTTAGTGTGGGAAACATTGGGAATGACGATAGACAAGCACTACTCAGATAGGTCCGTTGtcatggaaaatataaaatttagtcGAGCAACAACAATTCCCAGTGAGGGCAACGTCAAAATGATTGTCATGATTCAGAAAG GTAGTGGTAAATTTGAGGTAGTAGAAGGAAGTGCTGTTGTTGTCAGTGGAAAGATTCGTCTTGTCgaaacgaatttattaaaGGAGAAAATACCCGCTGATGtaatcaagaaaaattttaaaaatgaagaagaagaattgaaTGAAAAGGATATTTATAAAGAGTTGAAGTTACGTGGTTATCAATATAGCGGTCTCTTCCGCAGCATACGCAGTGCGTCACTATCGGGCAGGAAAGGACACATTGAATGGAAAAACAATTGGGTAGCGTTTATGGATAATATGTTACAAATGAAAATCATTAATGCAGATACTAGAGATTTATTGGTGCCGACTGGAATTCAAAAATTAGTAATAGATACCGAAGCTCATGAAGAGTATCTTCAAAGTTTGACT tctaatgaaaaatatgccACGTTTGGTcagaatatgtaa
- the LOC122628056 gene encoding uncharacterized protein LOC122628056 yields the protein MENIKFNRATAIPKEDKVEMVVMIQKGSGKFEVVEGSAVIVTGRIRLIETNLSKEKIPADVIKRNVNNEEEELNEKDIYKELKLRGCQYRGLFRSISSASISERKGHIEWKKN from the exons atggaaaatataaagtttaatCGAGCAACCGCTATACCCAAAGAAGACAAAGTTGAAATGGTTGTCATGATTCAGAAAG GCAGTGGTAAATTCGAAGTTGTCGAAGGAAGTGCTGTTATTGTTACTGGAAGAATTCGTCTTATCGAAACTAATTTATCGAAGGAGAAAATACCAGCTGATGTAAtcaaaagaaatgttaataatgaagaagaagaattaaatgaaaaagatatctaTAAAGAGTTGAAGTTACGTGGTTGTCAATACAGAGGTCTCTTCCGAAGTATAAGCAGTGCGTCCATTtcggaaagaaaaggacatattgaatggaaaaagaattag